One Gordonia pseudamarae genomic window, GTGGTCTTGGCCGTGCAGGTGGCCAGGATGCCCCGCGAGGTGGGTACGAGCACCGGCGTGAACGACACGGTCACGGGCAGGTTCGCCGCCACCGAAAGCGCCTGCGAGATCTCCGGGGTGTGCCGGTGCACCCCCCCGACACCGTAGGCCCGCGCCGAGCCGATGACCTCCGATGCCAGCAGGTCCACCTTGGGTGAGCGGCCCGCACCGGAGGTGCCACTGACCGCGACGACGGTGACGTGCGGTTCGATGAGGCCGGCGGCCATGGCGGGCCGCAGCGCCAGAATCGACACCGTCGGGTAGCACCCGGGCACCGCGATCCGCGCGGCGGCGGCGAGGACCTCCCGGTTGCCGGGCAGTTCGGGCAAACCGTACGGCCAGGTGCCGGCGTGCTCACCGCCGTAGTACTGCGCCCAGTCGGCGGCGTCGTGCAGCCGAAAATCGGCACCGCAGTCGACGACGATGGTCGTAGGCGGTAGGGCGTTGGCGATCTCGGCCGACTGTCCGTGCGGCAGCCCCAGGAAAACGACGTCGTGCCCGGCCAGGGTCTCGGGAGTGGTTTCCTGCAGGATCCGGTCGGCCAGCGGAAGCAGATGAGGATGCTGGGTGCCCAGCGAGCTGCCGGCGTTGCCGCCCGCCGTGAGGGCGCCGATCTCCAGGTCACCCGATCGCAGACGCGGGTGTCCGAGGAGCAGGCGCAGGATCTCCCCGCCCGCGTAGCCACTGGCACCGGCGACAGCCACTCTGATCGTCATGAAATCATTATGCACAACGATGCAAATCAATTCATCAACCGGTCGCAACTTCCTTTGCTCATTGCACACCTGAGCACAACTTAGGTCTTCCTAACTCGCCGTCATCCCGGTAGTTTCTCCTGGTGACTTCAGATCGTTTTCCGGTGACACCGGTATCCCGTCGACGTGTCCTACAGGCAACCGCGGGACTCGGCGCACTCGGTGCCCTCGGCGCCACACGCACCTCCGCATTCGCGGCACCCGACGAGCAGGGCAGGACCGCCGCCGTCATCGGCACCGGATTCGGCGGCTCCGTCGCCGCCCTCCGACTCGGCCAGGCCGGGTTCCGTACCACCGTCTTCGAGCGCGGACGGCGCTGGGACATCCGCAAGGACGGCAACACCTTCCCCAGCATCCGCAATCTCGACGGCCGCGCCTCCTGGTTCGCCGGCCAGGTGAGCCTGGGCGGACCGGCCGGTGTGCCCGTGGCCAAATATCCGGGCCTGCTCGACCAGGTCAAGGGCAACGGCATCGACTCGGTGTACGGGGCCGGCGTGGGCGGCGGCTCGCTCGTCTTCGGCGCATTCACCTCCACCCCCCGCAAACAGGACTTCGAGCACGTCTTCCCGGGCGGCACCGACTACGACGGACTGCTGCGCGAGTACTACCCGCGAGTCCTCAAGATGCTCAACGCGAGCAAGCTGCCCGCCGACATCCTCGCCCACCCCAACTATGTGGGCGCACGCTCATGGGCCAAGACCGTCCGCCGCTACGGCGCACAACTACGCACCTTCGAGTACGCCGTCGACTGGGACATCGTGCGCGCCGAACTCGCCGGCCGGGCCACCCCGTCGTTCAGCATCGGCGAGATGGGCTTCGGCGCCAACAGCGGCGCCAAGAACTCCACCGACCACAACTACCTGCCCGCCGCCGAACGCACCGGCAACGTCACAATCAAACCGATGCACGAGGTATTCGAGATCCGGCCCCGCGGCAACCGGCCCGGCTTCATCGTCAAGGCCCGCCAGATCGACAACCAGAACCGCACCGTGCGCGTGGTCACCGCCGACGTCGACTACCTATTCCTCGGCGCCGGCTCGTTCCACACCACCCGCCTGCTCGTCGAGGCACGGGCGAAAGGGCACCTGCCCAAACTGTCCGGCAAGATCGGCGACGGATTCGGCGCCAACGGCGACTTCCTCACCGCCCGCACCGGGCTGACCGACGACTACGGACCGGTCCAGGGCGGTCCCGGCTACGGCCGGTTCTACGACGACGACTTCTCCGGCGGTCCGGTGTCGATGGTCTACCACTCCACCCCACTACCCGCACCCGGCGGAAAACTGTTGACCACCAACCTCATCCAGGTGTTCAGCCCCGAACGCGGCACCATCGACTACAACCGGTCGACGGGCAGTGCCGTGCTGAATTATCCGTTCGCCGAACACAGCAGCATCCTCGACCGCCGCGGCAACGCCTTCGCGAACCACTTCGCGCGGCGCGCCGGCGGGGTTCCGATCGTGTCCCGGCTCGCCGGCTTCGGTTCCGCCAGCACCTATCACGGACTCGGTGGTGTGGTCATCAACAAGGCGGCCGACCTCAACGGCTCCGTCCACGGCTACGACAACCTGTACGTCGTCGACGGCTCGTTCATGCCGGGTGAGGTCGGTCTGGTCAACCCCTCGCTGACCATCGCGGCGATCGCCGAACGCACGATGGACCGTTTCGTGGCGACGCACTAGCCGCGCGTGAACACGGTGCTCCACGGGCTGTCGCCCACCGTCGCCGACCGGGTGGTCGAGCGACTGCGACAGCTCGGTATCTCCACGCTGTTCGGTGTGCACGGCGCCAACGCCGAAGACATCTTCGACGCCACCGTCCGCCACCCCGGGATCACCCCGGTGATCGCCAAGCATGAGTTCGCCGCCGGCGCGATGGCCGACGGTGCCGCGCGCATCGGCGGCGGTGTCTCGGCCGTACTCACCACCTCCGGTGGCGGTGCCCTCAACGTGGTCCCCGCACTCGCCGAGGCCTACGACAGCCGGGTGCCGGTGCTCGCCCTGCTGGGCACCGCACCCCGCCCCACGGTCGGCCGTGGCGGGTTCCAGGACATGCTGACCCCACCGGACACCATCGATCTCGCGGCGGTGCTCTCTGGAGTGGTCGGCGCGTACGCCGTCGTCGACGACCCGGGCGCGCTCGACGGCGCGTTCACCGCCGTGACCGACGCGCTGCGTCGCGGGCTGCCCGCGGCACTGGTGATTCCGAAGGACGTGCAGGCCGCACCGGCCCCCGATGTCGCCACCACGTCACCGCCGCACCCCCGGCGGGCGGCCGAACCGGCACCGGACGACCTGGCCGAACGACTGGCCGAACTGGCCGGCGCCGGCCGGATCTGCGTCTGGGCCGGCGAGGAAGCATCCCGCCTGCGGTTACGGGACCGGGTCGAGGCGCTCGCCGCCCTGGTGGGGGCCACGGTCGTCGTCGCACCCGGAGGACGCGACCTCGCCGTACCCGGCCGGTGCGCCGGGGTCACCGGGGTGATGGGCCATCCGTCGGCACACCGGGCCCTCGCCGCCGCCGACCTGTGGCTGGTGCTGGGCTGCCGCATGTCGCTGACCGACCGCGCCGGGCTCGACGCCCTCATCGCCGACACGGAGACGGTTCACGTGGGGTCGTGGCCGCCCCGCACCCCCGGGGTCACCGACCACGTCCCCTGCGACGATCTGCGCGGGTTCCTCGATTCGGTGATCGAACGCACCGCCTGCCTGCTCACCGCACCACCGCCGCGGCCGACGGTAAGGCTCGAGCACCTGTCGACCCCGGCCACCGCCCACCCCCTCGACATGCGCACCGTGATCGACACGATCGGCGCCCACCTGCCGCCCGGCTGTGCGGTCTTCGCCGACGCGGGCAACACGGGCGCGGCATCCATCCACTACCTGCCGTTCGGTGACCACCGGTTCGAGGTGGCGCTGGGCATGGGAGGGATGGGGCACGCGATCGGTGCCGGACTGGGCACCGCACTGGACACGGGCACCCGAACCGTGGTTATCACCGGCGATGGTTCGTTCTTCATGCACGGCATGGAGTTGCACACCGCCGCCGAATACGACGCACCGCTGACCCTGGTGGTGCTCAACAACAACGCACACGCGATGTGCGTGACCCGCGAACGCCTCTACTTCCCCGATACCCCCGGCCTCAACCGCTTCGGCCCGGCCGACATCGCCGCCGGCGCCGCGGCGATGTTCCCCGCCATCAAAGTCTTTCACGCCACCGACGCCGCGGGATTGGCCGCGGCCTGCCCCGACGCGCTCACCGCCGCGGGCCCCACCTGCCTCGTCATCGACGTAGACCCCGACGAAATCCCCCCGTTCGCACCGTTTCTCTGAGAAAGCACACACCCCATGACAGAAGAATCCCCCACCGATATGTCCCCGCCACCCGAGCCCGCCGCCTCTTCCCACCCGGCACTGGCCGACATCTCCGAACCACTCGACGGCGTGTTCCGGGTGGAAACCCATCCCCGGGCCGCCAACACCGCGCTGGTGGTGGACAAGATCCGCTCGGTGTACCCGCATCAGCAGATCTACGGAAAGTTCTGCCCCGTCCAGGGATACGTCGACGCGCCGCCGCGCGAACTCTACGAATGGCTCTCCGACACCCGATCGCTGGAGGAATGGACCTACAGCACCAGGGGGTTCACCCGGACCGAACGTCCCGACGTGTGGGCGGGCTACGACATGCTCAATGCCGACACCAAGATCTATGTGCGCACCGAGGCCAACCCGGAGGCGATGACCGTCGACTACCACTGCGCGTGGGATCAGGGCGAACACCTGTGGATGATCTACCTGATGCGCGTCGTCGACGCCCGGACAGTCCTGAACAAGCCGGGTTCGGTGGTGTTGTGGAACAACTGCCGACACCCCTTCTATGACGACAATCCGTTCCCCGAGACCGCACCGGCGGGCCGTGAGGAATGGGTCGGCGACCTGTGGGACATGTTCTGGGCGGGACACCAGATCGAGCTCGACAACCTGACCGCAATCGCCGAATATCGCCACCGCAATGGCCTTCCGCTGACCCCTGATTGGATGCGCTCGTGAGCACCGCCCCCACCCTCCGGCTCGCCGACCTGGCCACCTATCGACCCGAGAATCGGGTCCCGGCAGAGTTTTTCGCCCAGTACGCGGAGACCGACGAACTGGCCGGCAACGTGATGTTCCGGTCGCCGTCGTTCCGTCATCACGCCGCCGACGGCGAAACGTCGGCGGATATGATCGTCACGGCCGCAAAGGTTCTCACCGACAGACATGGCAGCGACTATCTCGCCGACGTGGACGTGGTACTCACCCACAGTCAGCTACCGGAGGTTCCGGTGCGCGGCTGCGTCGGCGAGGTGGCGCACCGGCTCGGGTTGCGCCCGCAAGCGGTGCTCGACGTCCACAACGGCGGTTGCGCCGCATTCATCCTTCTCCTCGAGCTGGCCGGTGACCTGCTCCGAGCGCGCGGAGCGCGTAAGGCACTGATCGGGTTGGCACAGAACAGTGCCGGACAGATCTTCGTCCAGGAACAGGTACGTGGCAAAGCGCAGGCGTCGATTCCCGGTGACGGCGCGGCGGTCGCCGTCCTCACCCTGTCCGATGAGGGCAGCCCCGTGCTGGACACGGTGTGCCGTTCCTACGGCCAGTATTCGGCCGATATGACGGCAGTCAGTTCACCCGAACGCAAGTATTGGGAGGCCGGACCCGGCCAGATCCACGTCGGATTCACCGAGGCGAAGATCGCGAAAGTGCTGGCCCGAGGGAACCGTCTGGTGCCCGAGGTAGCGTATGAGGTCGCCGACCACATCGGGGTCAAGACCGCTGACTTGGATGCGTTCATCACCAATCAGCCCAACCGCATTTTCCTCCGCAACTGGCGCGACGCGCTGGAACTTCCCGAGGAGCGGCATCCGGACACCTTCGACGAGTGCGGCAACCTGTTCGCCGTCGGCATCCCGATGACCCTCGACGCCGCCGTCAACGACGGGCGCATCACCGACGGAAATGTGGTGCTGATGGCGGCGTTCGCGCATGCAGGTGACTTTGCCGCAGCCGGTGCGGTGCGCTGGGCCGGGCGGTCGTGACCGCTGTGGTTCTCCGGCCCGCCGCTGCGCCAGTGGTGGCCCGTTGTGACCTCAACGAATCGGCATATCCGCCACTGCCTGAGGTGGCGGCGGCGCTGGCCGAACACGCGTCGAACGCCCACCGATACCCGGAGTTCCTGCCCGACGGTCTACGGGCAACGATCGCAACCCATCTCGGACTTGACCGGGCGGCGGTGACGGTCGGCGCGGGCGGAACCGCGGTGGCGTTCGCGATCTTGCAGGACTGTGTGACCCGAGCTGAGACGGCCGCGCCCCGGATCGCCACCCCGATGCCGACTTTCGACGGTTTCGCGATTCTCGCCCGGATGCTGGGCGCGACGCTCGACCCGTCGCCGCTCACCCCATCAGGTGTCCCGGACCTGGACGCGCTACGCTCGCGCATCGGCCCCGATACCGTCGCGGTGATCCTGTGTTCACCGCACAATCCCACCGGCGCCATCGTCGACGACACAGAGCTGCGCGCGTTCCTTCGGGCCGTCCCGTCGGGTGTGCGGGTGATCCTCGATCAGGCTTATGTCGAATACCAGGAAAACCCGCCGGACACCACGTCCCTGTTCGAGGTGAATCCGAATGTCGTTGTGCTACGCACATTCTCGAAGGCATATGGCCTCGCCGGACTACGCGCGGGCTATGCCTTCGGCATTCCGGAAACCATCGCCGAGCCACGCGACCACGAAGTACCGTTCGCCGTGAACGCGGCCGCCGAATACGCGGTCCCGGTCGCGCTCGCCGCCCAGCCGCAGCTACGGCAGCGGGTCGAGGCCATGCGCGCCGAACGCGACCGGCTGACCGTGGCCCTGACCGATCTCGGCTGCCTCGTCCTGC contains:
- the argC gene encoding N-acetyl-gamma-glutamyl-phosphate reductase, which encodes MTIRVAVAGASGYAGGEILRLLLGHPRLRSGDLEIGALTAGGNAGSSLGTQHPHLLPLADRILQETTPETLAGHDVVFLGLPHGQSAEIANALPPTTIVVDCGADFRLHDAADWAQYYGGEHAGTWPYGLPELPGNREVLAAAARIAVPGCYPTVSILALRPAMAAGLIEPHVTVVAVSGTSGAGRSPKVDLLASEVIGSARAYGVGGVHRHTPEISQALSVAANLPVTVSFTPVLVPTSRGILATCTAKTTASADEVRAVYDKAYADEPFVHLLPEGQLPATGTVIGSNAVTLQVAVDERAGTLVVVGAIDNLAKGTGGAAVQSMNLALGWDETEGLSTVGVAP
- a CDS encoding GMC oxidoreductase is translated as MTSDRFPVTPVSRRRVLQATAGLGALGALGATRTSAFAAPDEQGRTAAVIGTGFGGSVAALRLGQAGFRTTVFERGRRWDIRKDGNTFPSIRNLDGRASWFAGQVSLGGPAGVPVAKYPGLLDQVKGNGIDSVYGAGVGGGSLVFGAFTSTPRKQDFEHVFPGGTDYDGLLREYYPRVLKMLNASKLPADILAHPNYVGARSWAKTVRRYGAQLRTFEYAVDWDIVRAELAGRATPSFSIGEMGFGANSGAKNSTDHNYLPAAERTGNVTIKPMHEVFEIRPRGNRPGFIVKARQIDNQNRTVRVVTADVDYLFLGAGSFHTTRLLVEARAKGHLPKLSGKIGDGFGANGDFLTARTGLTDDYGPVQGGPGYGRFYDDDFSGGPVSMVYHSTPLPAPGGKLLTTNLIQVFSPERGTIDYNRSTGSAVLNYPFAEHSSILDRRGNAFANHFARRAGGVPIVSRLAGFGSASTYHGLGGVVINKAADLNGSVHGYDNLYVVDGSFMPGEVGLVNPSLTIAAIAERTMDRFVATH
- a CDS encoding thiamine pyrophosphate-binding protein, yielding MNTVLHGLSPTVADRVVERLRQLGISTLFGVHGANAEDIFDATVRHPGITPVIAKHEFAAGAMADGAARIGGGVSAVLTTSGGGALNVVPALAEAYDSRVPVLALLGTAPRPTVGRGGFQDMLTPPDTIDLAAVLSGVVGAYAVVDDPGALDGAFTAVTDALRRGLPAALVIPKDVQAAPAPDVATTSPPHPRRAAEPAPDDLAERLAELAGAGRICVWAGEEASRLRLRDRVEALAALVGATVVVAPGGRDLAVPGRCAGVTGVMGHPSAHRALAAADLWLVLGCRMSLTDRAGLDALIADTETVHVGSWPPRTPGVTDHVPCDDLRGFLDSVIERTACLLTAPPPRPTVRLEHLSTPATAHPLDMRTVIDTIGAHLPPGCAVFADAGNTGAASIHYLPFGDHRFEVALGMGGMGHAIGAGLGTALDTGTRTVVITGDGSFFMHGMELHTAAEYDAPLTLVVLNNNAHAMCVTRERLYFPDTPGLNRFGPADIAAGAAAMFPAIKVFHATDAAGLAAACPDALTAAGPTCLVIDVDPDEIPPFAPFL
- a CDS encoding SRPBCC family protein, with the protein product MSPPPEPAASSHPALADISEPLDGVFRVETHPRAANTALVVDKIRSVYPHQQIYGKFCPVQGYVDAPPRELYEWLSDTRSLEEWTYSTRGFTRTERPDVWAGYDMLNADTKIYVRTEANPEAMTVDYHCAWDQGEHLWMIYLMRVVDARTVLNKPGSVVLWNNCRHPFYDDNPFPETAPAGREEWVGDLWDMFWAGHQIELDNLTAIAEYRHRNGLPLTPDWMRS
- a CDS encoding 3-oxoacyl-ACP synthase III family protein translates to MSTAPTLRLADLATYRPENRVPAEFFAQYAETDELAGNVMFRSPSFRHHAADGETSADMIVTAAKVLTDRHGSDYLADVDVVLTHSQLPEVPVRGCVGEVAHRLGLRPQAVLDVHNGGCAAFILLLELAGDLLRARGARKALIGLAQNSAGQIFVQEQVRGKAQASIPGDGAAVAVLTLSDEGSPVLDTVCRSYGQYSADMTAVSSPERKYWEAGPGQIHVGFTEAKIAKVLARGNRLVPEVAYEVADHIGVKTADLDAFITNQPNRIFLRNWRDALELPEERHPDTFDECGNLFAVGIPMTLDAAVNDGRITDGNVVLMAAFAHAGDFAAAGAVRWAGRS
- a CDS encoding pyridoxal phosphate-dependent aminotransferase; this encodes MTAVVLRPAAAPVVARCDLNESAYPPLPEVAAALAEHASNAHRYPEFLPDGLRATIATHLGLDRAAVTVGAGGTAVAFAILQDCVTRAETAAPRIATPMPTFDGFAILARMLGATLDPSPLTPSGVPDLDALRSRIGPDTVAVILCSPHNPTGAIVDDTELRAFLRAVPSGVRVILDQAYVEYQENPPDTTSLFEVNPNVVVLRTFSKAYGLAGLRAGYAFGIPETIAEPRDHEVPFAVNAAAEYAVPVALAAQPQLRQRVEAMRAERDRLTVALTDLGCLVLPSHANFVYLPGADGIAVGRLLRSIGVIGKECGTYGFRLTVTNSRTTDYLIDALRLTAHTA